A window of Rhodopirellula islandica genomic DNA:
TCCCCTAACGCGGCCTCCGCTTCCGCCAACTGGTGAGTCAACGCTTCCGCATCGCTATCCAGCTTGGAGTAACTGGTCCGCACACCGGCCAATCGGCTCAGCTTGTCGTGCAGTTGATCCTGTTTATCACGAAGTCGTTGAACTCGGTCGCTGGCCAACGCCAACGTCGGCTTCATGGCTCGAACCGCTGCTCGTGCTTCTTCCAACATCCGCGAAGTGATTTCGCGTTCAGTCGTGATCGCGGAGCGACGACGTGGATGCAATTCGGTGTAAACGCTCGCCAATCGACTGGATTCGATTTGGGCGTCGATCAATCCGTCCTTCAATCGTTGCAGGGAAGGCTGACTGGACAGCAACTCATCGCCACTGACCAACAACTGACGTGGGTCTTGCGACCCCGCAATCAACAGTTGCTGCAACGCGTTCAAACGTTCGAGTTCCAATTCTGCCAACTGCAACTCTTTCGCGTTCTCTTCCATCGTTCGTCGGTTGGCACCATCACCCGAGATCGCATCGTTCAGATTTCGCAACTCACTGAGGTCCGATCCAAAGCGAACTTCGACCTCGTTCATCTTGTTCAAGACCGTGTCCAATTTCTGCCGCGTCAAATCACGTGCATTGGTCAACTCGATGATGACACTATCCGCCCGAATTCGGCGGACCGTCCGCAGGTGACTGCTCAGGTTATCCAGGAGTGCCCGGCAGAAGTCGGTCGCACGCTCGGGCGTCTCCGCTTCGACTTTCAGGTAAACCAGTTCACTGTTGCCAAACTCGCTTCCTTGAGGCGCGACCACGTTGACGCGTCGGTTGGCGACCGTGTCGACCAAGGTCGTCGATGGATAGGTCTCGTCTTCTTCGCCACCCACCGGTCCAACGTCTCGCAGCGCCGCGGCAACCACTTCTGGGTTGCGAGCCATTTCGAGCAATGTTTCTTGGGCTGCCTTCAGATCCGTTTGACTCGAGAAACGTCCCAAACGATCGACGGCACCGGTCGCTTCGTCACGAAGAACGAGCGGTTGTCGAGCCGCCCAACGGTCGCTTGAAAACAACGCCGTCCCCAGCCCTAGCACGCCAAACAAGACGGCCGCTCCGCACCAAACCGGTGCGAACAAAACCAAAATATTGCGAATGTGTTTCCACGGAATAGGAGCAGCTGACATGTTGGAACACGGGCTCGAGAGGAGATTCAAAGAATATTCCCCCAACACTAGGACGCCCCCAACGCACAGCCCCAAGAAACTCCATGGGTTCGAAAAACCGAACGACCAAACTGGCGGTTCTCAATCGACCTTGCGGGAGGTGACGTTTGTGCCGGTCATCTCCTCGCGATAGAGCCGGCCCAACCTGACATAGTGCTGAGCCCCTTCCCGGGAACGTTCCAGAAGCGATTCGCTCACTTCTTTGATCGGTTTCGCGGGGGTGCCCACGGCCAACATCCCCGGCGGGATGACCGTGCCCTCGGTCACCAGTGCGCCTGCGGCGACAATGGCCCCTTTGCCAATCGTGGCGCCATTGAGAACAATCGCACCAATCCCTATCAAGGCATCGTCTTCGACGGTGGCACCGTGCACGACAGCCGAATGCCCCACCGTAACGCGTTCGCCAATCACACACGGCATCCCAGGATCGCAATGCAGCACGCATTGGTCTTGGACATTGCTCTGTCGACCAATCACAATTTTTTCCGTATCGCCACGCATCACAGCGCCAAACCAAATGCTGACGTCCTCGGCGATGTACACTTCCCCCAAAACAGTCGCGTTGGGGGCGATGAATGCCGACGGATCGATCAAACTCCGATCCGCTTCACTGGTGACGATCGCTTGTCGCCGCGTTCGATCCGCTGGGCCCGCGGCGGACTGTTGGGGAGAGGATTGAGAATCCGAATCATTCGTTGACATGGTAAATCGGTTGCAGGAAGAGCAAGAAAACCTCGAACGAGTAGAACCTGACCCGGCGGAGGCTGCGCCGGAGTCACCACCGCCAATCCCGCGAGGCGTGTTGTCACGATTGGCGATCTCAACATTCGTGCTGAGCATCCGATGGTACCAAGTCGTGATCAGTCCGATGATGGGCCCCAGTTGCCGGTTCACTCCGACCTGCAGTGCCTACGCCATCGAATCCATTCAAAAACACGGGCCGATTCGTGGCACCTGGCGAGCGATCCGGCGCATCGGCCGCTGCCACCCTTGGAACCCAGGTGGCTACGACCCGCCGTGAACCGCCCTCCCGCAACTTCGAACGCTGAACGCTTCGCGATTCCCTGAACGAAAGGGCGTGTTATCATCGCCACATGCCGAACTCCGCCTCGCAAACGACCGACGCTTTTGTGCCCCACTGGATCATTTCCGGCGGACAAACCGGAGTCGACCGTGGTGCCTTGGACGCGGCCATTGCACTTGATTTGCCACACGGCGGATGGTGCCCGGCAGGTCGCATCGCGGAAGACGGACGTATCCCGGATCGTTATTTGTTGCAGGAACACGCCTCGCGACATTACCCCGATCGGACGGAACAGAATGTCATCGACACGGACGCGACCCTGATTTTATATCGCGACAAAATCTCCGGTGGGACGGCGCTGACGAAACGAATTTGCAAACGGGAATCGCGTCCCTGTTTGGCCGCTGATTTGGCGTCGCCCAAAACGGCCGCCCAGCGAATTCGAACCTGGCTCGACAAGACGCGTCCGACCAACCTCAACGTGGCTGGTCCACGCGAAAGCAACTCCCCGGGAATTGGCGAACAAACCCGGCAGATGCTCACTCATATTTTTCGCGGCGGAGGCGGCGACATTCAGTCGTCGCTGTTCTGAACCATCTCGGCCATCAGATAACTCTTCAGACTGCCAAGCACTTCCCGAACACATGGCTGCAGATCTCGACTCCGTCGATCCCGGTTTCGGATCGGCTGAATGGTGACTCGCATCGATGTTTGCGTCACCGTGTTGTCGTTGCGATTTCGTCTGCCGCGTCCTTCGCTCAACTGAATCAACACATGAAGCGTCATCTGGTGATCGGCCGCTCGCCGGCCTTTGCCGCCTTGCGAAACAATCCGAAGTGAGACCACACTGCC
This region includes:
- a CDS encoding putative molybdenum carrier protein; its protein translation is MPNSASQTTDAFVPHWIISGGQTGVDRGALDAAIALDLPHGGWCPAGRIAEDGRIPDRYLLQEHASRHYPDRTEQNVIDTDATLILYRDKISGGTALTKRICKRESRPCLAADLASPKTAAQRIRTWLDKTRPTNLNVAGPRESNSPGIGEQTRQMLTHIFRGGGGDIQSSLF
- the yidD gene encoding membrane protein insertion efficiency factor YidD, translating into MVNRLQEEQENLERVEPDPAEAAPESPPPIPRGVLSRLAISTFVLSIRWYQVVISPMMGPSCRFTPTCSAYAIESIQKHGPIRGTWRAIRRIGRCHPWNPGGYDPP
- a CDS encoding gamma carbonic anhydrase family protein, which translates into the protein MSTNDSDSQSSPQQSAAGPADRTRRQAIVTSEADRSLIDPSAFIAPNATVLGEVYIAEDVSIWFGAVMRGDTEKIVIGRQSNVQDQCVLHCDPGMPCVIGERVTVGHSAVVHGATVEDDALIGIGAIVLNGATIGKGAIVAAGALVTEGTVIPPGMLAVGTPAKPIKEVSESLLERSREGAQHYVRLGRLYREEMTGTNVTSRKVD
- a CDS encoding GumC domain-containing protein — protein: MSAAPIPWKHIRNILVLFAPVWCGAAVLFGVLGLGTALFSSDRWAARQPLVLRDEATGAVDRLGRFSSQTDLKAAQETLLEMARNPEVVAAALRDVGPVGGEEDETYPSTTLVDTVANRRVNVVAPQGSEFGNSELVYLKVEAETPERATDFCRALLDNLSSHLRTVRRIRADSVIIELTNARDLTRQKLDTVLNKMNEVEVRFGSDLSELRNLNDAISGDGANRRTMEENAKELQLAELELERLNALQQLLIAGSQDPRQLLVSGDELLSSQPSLQRLKDGLIDAQIESSRLASVYTELHPRRRSAITTEREITSRMLEEARAAVRAMKPTLALASDRVQRLRDKQDQLHDKLSRLAGVRTSYSKLDSDAEALTHQLAEAEAALGEAQASRSAALSTNLLAELGPPQVGDSPEGMSGISVTFGSLFAGLVFGLGTVFLIAPGPEGASAGRRWSDRLTGRRATDHMPPEVAAQVTSVPPDGQDRRRGSDRG